In Peptococcaceae bacterium, one DNA window encodes the following:
- a CDS encoding sulfite exporter TauE/SafE family protein produces the protein MMVYIIGLFTGILSGMAIGGGTLLVPALVILMNIDQHTAQGVCLASFIPTALVAVVTHYRQNNINVKLAAFLTVGTLAGAVLGATLANRFEAGLLRKTFGLFLVIMGFYEFFSKRKEKS, from the coding sequence ATGATGGTGTATATAATAGGCCTTTTTACAGGCATCTTGAGCGGGATGGCCATCGGCGGCGGTACCCTGCTGGTTCCGGCCCTGGTCATTTTGATGAATATCGACCAGCACACGGCCCAGGGAGTCTGCCTGGCCTCGTTCATCCCCACGGCGCTGGTGGCCGTCGTCACCCATTACAGGCAGAACAACATAAACGTGAAGCTGGCCGCCTTTCTCACCGTGGGCACGCTGGCAGGCGCCGTGCTCGGCGCCACCCTGGCCAACAGGTTCGAGGCGGGACTTTTGAGAAAGACATTCGGCTTGTTTTTGGTTATCATGGGATTTTACGAGTTTTTCAGCAAAAGGAAAGAAAAAAGCTGA
- a CDS encoding ZIP family metal transporter: MAYEVIWQSTLAGLATVLGALAVVALGRPGERVLAVLLGFAGGVMTAVVVFDLIPSALDYGSMLTAWSGFLLGLLFMLGLDLVISLLPGLQNAGPLGLQGRFLKMGYLIAVGIALHDLPEGIAIAVGYSAKESLGILIALSIGLHNIPEGMATAAPLNMGGMSKRGIILTCLAISLFTPLGSCLGLLLVSISGRFICLLLALAGGAMAFIVKNELIPEAYRWHPSFARTGFLLGILLILLLTVFQH, from the coding sequence ATGGCTTATGAAGTGATCTGGCAAAGCACGCTGGCAGGCCTGGCTACCGTGCTGGGAGCGCTGGCGGTGGTCGCCCTCGGGCGGCCGGGCGAACGAGTCCTGGCGGTTCTTCTGGGGTTTGCCGGCGGGGTGATGACAGCGGTTGTGGTTTTTGACCTCATCCCTTCAGCGCTTGACTACGGCAGCATGCTCACCGCCTGGAGCGGCTTTCTTCTCGGGCTGCTGTTTATGCTGGGACTCGACCTGGTCATATCTCTGCTTCCCGGTTTACAAAACGCCGGACCTCTTGGCCTGCAGGGCCGGTTTTTAAAAATGGGCTATCTCATCGCCGTGGGGATCGCGCTTCACGACCTGCCCGAGGGGATCGCCATCGCTGTCGGTTATTCGGCCAAAGAAAGCCTGGGAATTCTTATTGCCCTGTCCATAGGTCTGCACAACATCCCTGAGGGCATGGCCACTGCAGCGCCCCTCAATATGGGCGGGATGTCGAAGCGGGGTATAATCCTGACCTGCCTTGCCATAAGCCTTTTCACCCCCCTGGGCTCCTGCCTCGGACTTTTGCTTGTATCCATTTCCGGGAGGTTCATCTGCCTGCTGCTGGCCCTGGCCGGCGGAGCAATGGCCTTCATTGTAAAAAACGAGTTGATCCCTGAAGCGTACCGGTGGCACCCCAGCTTTGCCCGCACCGGGTTTTTGCTTGGCATATTGCTCATTCTTTTACTCACAGTCTTTCAACATTAA
- a CDS encoding zf-HC2 domain-containing protein — MCKVSTEILNEYIDGTIDPLERVVLEEHLKSCPQCRGELNRLKIVDWEMRRFFNEDHEIPPELPLLTAVVLQACFKSEAEEAENKGFSFKDAVELQVRNFRNSFKFLSLLPGINRPEKASLPPRKKKSVLRRIIGL; from the coding sequence ATGTGCAAGGTTAGTACGGAAATTTTAAACGAATATATCGACGGGACGATTGATCCCCTGGAAAGGGTAGTCTTGGAAGAACACCTCAAGTCGTGCCCGCAGTGCCGCGGGGAATTAAACCGCCTGAAAATAGTCGATTGGGAGATGAGGCGGTTTTTCAACGAAGACCATGAAATTCCGCCTGAGCTTCCTTTGCTCACAGCCGTGGTTTTGCAAGCGTGTTTTAAGAGCGAAGCGGAAGAAGCGGAAAACAAAGGGTTTTCATTCAAAGACGCGGTGGAACTTCAGGTGCGCAATTTTCGAAATTCCTTCAAGTTTCTCAGCCTCCTGCCCGGCATAAACCGGCCCGAAAAGGCTTCCTTACCGCCAAGAAAAAAGAAATCCGTGCTGCGCAGGATTATCGGCTTATGA
- a CDS encoding AbrB/MazE/SpoVT family DNA-binding domain-containing protein: MSTALPKKGLIDMESRVIRISSKKQITIPQAFYEKLGLGREAECILKGDELIIRRLDKASDDYSDLILQDLVNQGYTGEELVEQFRKMKAGIRLAAQRMIDDAVAIAKKDTRDRESVHKEIFSDVE, from the coding sequence ATGTCTACGGCACTGCCTAAAAAGGGTTTGATAGATATGGAATCTCGGGTAATCAGGATATCATCCAAAAAGCAAATAACTATACCCCAGGCGTTTTATGAAAAGCTTGGCCTAGGCCGGGAGGCAGAATGCATCCTAAAGGGCGATGAGTTAATTATTAGGCGGCTTGATAAAGCTAGTGATGACTATTCTGACCTGATATTGCAAGACTTGGTTAACCAGGGTTACACAGGTGAAGAACTTGTGGAGCAATTCCGGAAGATGAAAGCCGGAATAAGATTAGCAGCTCAAAGGATGATAGATGATGCCGTCGCTATCGCTAAAAAAGATACTCGTGATAGGGAGTCGGTCCATAAAGAAATTTTTTCTGACGTGGAGTAG
- a CDS encoding spore germination protein GerW family protein, with translation MDYKENLETLFEKLERFFRTETVVGKPLTVGDVTLVPIIEVTFGLGTGGGSGKDSKGNDGTGGGAGVGGKIAPNSVLVIKGDEVTLMALKDKGSLERIIDMVPEIISKVKADKEE, from the coding sequence ATGGATTATAAAGAGAACCTGGAGACGCTTTTTGAAAAACTGGAGAGGTTTTTCCGGACAGAAACGGTGGTTGGAAAACCGTTGACTGTAGGCGATGTCACTCTCGTTCCCATCATTGAGGTGACCTTCGGCCTGGGGACAGGCGGCGGTTCCGGCAAAGACTCCAAGGGCAACGACGGGACAGGCGGCGGCGCCGGCGTGGGTGGAAAAATAGCTCCCAACAGCGTGCTGGTGATCAAAGGGGATGAGGTCACTTTAATGGCCCTGAAAGACAAGGGTTCGCTGGAAAGAATAATCGACATGGTCCCCGAAATCATCAGCAAAGTCAAGGCGGACAAGGAAGAATAG
- a CDS encoding protein-export chaperone SecB yields the protein MNTKEISADFQFLGNRVCKFKLETFPINVREKAEVNFEIDYKIGDISEENNTLIGRIVLKEQIKATVKKKTLYKCQVEVEGVFAGNPEVLNREKFKKMVELNGLVTLFHILRAYLIGVSAQSGINPPIKTPMINVMKIIEAKSSMVSPQKGES from the coding sequence ATGAATACAAAAGAGATAAGCGCTGATTTTCAATTTCTTGGAAATAGGGTCTGTAAGTTCAAACTGGAAACATTCCCTATTAATGTTAGGGAAAAAGCTGAAGTTAATTTTGAGATTGATTACAAAATTGGGGATATAAGTGAGGAAAATAATACACTAATCGGACGTATTGTATTAAAGGAACAAATAAAAGCAACAGTAAAGAAAAAGACGCTATATAAGTGCCAGGTTGAAGTAGAAGGAGTATTTGCCGGAAACCCTGAGGTTCTAAATCGTGAAAAATTTAAAAAAATGGTAGAGCTTAATGGGTTGGTGACCCTTTTTCATATTTTAAGAGCATATTTAATAGGTGTGTCTGCACAATCTGGTATTAATCCCCCCATTAAGACGCCCATGATAAATGTAATGAAGATTATTGAAGCAAAAAGTAGTATGGTTTCGCCACAAAAAGGAGAAAGTTAG
- a CDS encoding YmaF family protein: MAEMEPAHFHDYDTRTSLELAHTHCMRGATSADPGGLDQHVHYYTGTTSQDLGHVHNFVGITGPAIAIAGGHIHELMGYTTFVKAHIHCYRGLSSPAIVYKNRNEEKE, translated from the coding sequence ATGGCTGAAATGGAACCAGCCCATTTTCATGATTATGATACTCGAACTTCCTTGGAATTAGCCCATACTCACTGCATGCGTGGAGCAACATCTGCTGATCCGGGCGGATTAGATCAACATGTCCACTATTATACAGGCACAACATCTCAAGATTTAGGACACGTTCACAATTTCGTTGGAATAACAGGACCTGCAATTGCTATTGCCGGTGGCCATATCCATGAACTAATGGGATATACAACTTTCGTCAAAGCTCATATTCACTGCTACCGGGGATTATCTAGCCCCGCCATAGTATATAAAAACCGGAATGAAGAGAAAGAATAA
- a CDS encoding type II toxin-antitoxin system RelE/ParE family toxin gives MLPVQYLPQAEKYFKKIRDPKLKRRFKEAIDEIRANPEAGKIKKYDLAGIMGYDVYYNNTNYEIAYKVVEIDGETILIILAGTRENFYDELKKYLKSQR, from the coding sequence ATGCTACCCGTGCAATATTTGCCACAGGCCGAAAAATACTTCAAGAAGATCCGTGATCCCAAGCTTAAACGACGGTTTAAAGAGGCCATTGATGAGATAAGGGCAAACCCGGAAGCAGGAAAGATTAAAAAATATGACTTAGCCGGTATCATGGGTTATGACGTATACTACAATAACACCAATTATGAAATAGCCTACAAGGTCGTTGAAATTGATGGAGAAACAATATTAATCATCCTGGCTGGAACCAGGGAAAACTTTTACGATGAGTTAAAAAAATACTTGAAAAGCCAAAGATGA
- a CDS encoding sigma-70 family RNA polymerase sigma factor codes for MADINLSLIRRCKRRDREAFSLLLSRYEGDLFRLCCKYLGNKEDALDAVQDIFIKVFKNIGSFDESREFLPWLKRIAVNTCLNYRRDKGKKQHLSLDYENEKGWSIVQSISAAENVEEQVAGLTAQAAIREGLALLPPGPRMVLTLHYLEGFSYQEMAEILNQPLGTVKNSLFRARGLLKSVLLRKGLLEV; via the coding sequence GTGGCCGATATAAATCTGAGCCTGATCCGCCGCTGTAAGCGGCGTGACAGGGAAGCCTTCTCCCTGCTGCTGTCCAGGTACGAAGGCGACCTGTTCCGGTTGTGTTGCAAGTACCTGGGAAACAAAGAAGATGCCCTGGACGCCGTGCAGGACATTTTTATTAAGGTTTTCAAAAACATCGGCTCCTTTGATGAAAGCCGCGAATTTTTGCCCTGGTTGAAAAGGATAGCGGTTAATACCTGTTTGAATTACCGCCGGGACAAAGGAAAGAAACAGCACCTGTCGTTGGATTATGAGAATGAAAAGGGCTGGTCGATTGTCCAGAGTATTTCTGCGGCGGAAAATGTGGAAGAACAGGTTGCTGGTTTAACCGCGCAGGCGGCAATCCGGGAAGGACTGGCGCTTTTGCCCCCAGGTCCAAGAATGGTCCTAACGCTGCATTACCTGGAAGGGTTTTCTTACCAGGAGATGGCCGAAATCCTCAACCAGCCGCTGGGGACGGTAAAAAACAGCCTTTTCCGGGCTCGCGGCCTGCTGAAATCGGTTCTTCTCAGGAAAGGTTTGCTGGAGGTATAG
- a CDS encoding sulfite exporter TauE/SafE family protein, with amino-acid sequence MIRLSLQAGCRLGLIGFIAGFVNGFIGIGGGTILIPSMILLLGEKQHIAHGTSLAIILPTAAVSAFIYQTSQHLDWGLALKIALSGMAGGYLGARLMETIPAPRLKQIFGIFMFLAGIRMIF; translated from the coding sequence TTGATACGGCTTTCGCTGCAGGCAGGCTGCCGGCTGGGATTAATCGGGTTCATTGCCGGGTTTGTCAACGGGTTTATCGGAATAGGCGGCGGTACCATTCTCATACCGTCAATGATATTGCTCCTGGGGGAAAAACAGCATATCGCGCACGGGACTTCTCTGGCCATTATCCTGCCGACGGCAGCCGTCAGCGCTTTTATTTACCAGACCAGCCAGCACCTCGACTGGGGACTGGCTCTGAAAATAGCCTTAAGCGGGATGGCCGGGGGCTATCTTGGCGCCAGGCTGATGGAGACAATTCCCGCCCCTCGCCTGAAGCAGATTTTCGGGATTTTTATGTTTTTGGCGGGAATCAGGATGATTTTTTGA
- a CDS encoding transposase has product MSQDDSFFEQILALHEFVPTDDNQFFYTREGRVAQRRFIFSFDVSRFFEDIASREQRIAKVMAWIAEQNAKLALAKKSRQKELLERDVHKMLSKHKLKSLVNVTITPIEVEVSKIDGSIRIVHSFQLSAEIDKTRERKIRRLDGMTCFITNDLTIPQAQIIQKYREKNKIEEAFREMKSQLSLRPIHLTRPERVKAHVTICILAYLLLNTMEIILKRTGHSISPIDVLKKVQTCQLNRVGIKGSTSYSLTVTQMTEQQVEWTKLFQCEYLLNPKVIKQITKFLENAL; this is encoded by the coding sequence ATGAGCCAAGATGATTCATTTTTTGAGCAGATTCTGGCACTTCATGAGTTCGTACCAACCGACGATAATCAGTTCTTTTATACCCGGGAAGGCCGGGTGGCACAACGACGTTTCATCTTCTCATTTGACGTTTCCCGTTTTTTTGAGGATATTGCTTCACGGGAGCAACGGATTGCGAAAGTTATGGCTTGGATTGCTGAGCAAAATGCCAAACTAGCTTTAGCCAAGAAATCACGCCAAAAGGAATTGCTGGAACGCGATGTACATAAAATGCTATCCAAACACAAACTCAAGTCATTGGTGAACGTAACTATTACACCCATTGAGGTAGAAGTGAGCAAAATAGACGGCTCAATTCGAATAGTCCATTCGTTTCAGTTATCGGCGGAAATTGATAAAACTAGGGAAAGAAAAATCCGACGATTAGATGGTATGACTTGTTTTATTACCAACGATTTAACGATTCCTCAAGCCCAGATCATTCAGAAATACAGAGAGAAAAACAAAATAGAAGAGGCATTTCGGGAAATGAAGTCCCAGTTGTCCTTAAGGCCGATTCATTTAACTCGTCCCGAACGGGTCAAGGCCCATGTCACCATTTGCATTTTAGCTTATCTACTACTAAATACGATGGAGATAATTCTCAAGAGGACTGGACATTCAATATCCCCTATCGACGTTTTGAAAAAAGTGCAAACCTGCCAGTTAAATCGAGTAGGCATTAAAGGCTCAACCAGTTATTCTCTAACCGTAACACAAATGACGGAGCAACAAGTAGAGTGGACAAAACTGTTTCAATGTGAATACCTGTTGAATCCAAAGGTTATAAAACAGATAACAAAATTCCTGGAAAATGCGCTGTAG
- a CDS encoding helix-turn-helix transcriptional regulator, whose translation MIDFNNLPDAWATVETIFSGKENSDSLYDIYYQISSAIFRYREKYNMSQKQLAEKLGVTQAMVSKLESGDYNYTIEQLWKVATKLNFDLAIKFAEKEEDSLMTVFNNDQGPTIDNEPVFSVAA comes from the coding sequence ATGATTGATTTTAATAACTTGCCCGATGCATGGGCTACGGTAGAAACAATATTTAGCGGGAAAGAGAATAGTGATAGTTTATATGATATTTATTATCAGATATCATCTGCAATTTTTAGATATCGGGAAAAATATAATATGTCACAAAAACAATTAGCAGAAAAGCTTGGGGTTACTCAAGCGATGGTGTCAAAACTTGAAAGCGGAGATTATAATTATACGATTGAGCAGCTTTGGAAAGTAGCAACAAAGCTCAATTTTGATCTTGCTATTAAATTTGCAGAGAAAGAGGAAGACTCATTAATGACAGTATTTAACAATGATCAGGGTCCTACTATTGATAATGAACCTGTTTTTTCGGTGGCAGCATGA
- the argH gene encoding argininosuccinate lyase: MKKLWGGRFQKNTDALAEDFHSSISFDRRLYRHDIRGSIAHARMLGEEGIITRREAAQIIAGLEEILQEIEDGKIQFSQEAEDIHMHIEAVLTEKIGPAGKKLHTGRSRNDQVALDTRLFVREEIEKTRLLLLDLVDVLVGLAGEHAETIMPGFTHLQIAQPVTLGHHLLAYTEMFKRDYGRLEDCRRRADVMPLGSGALAGTTFPLNREKVARELGFSRVSENSMDSVSDRDYIIEFLAALSLVMMHLSRLAEEIILWASQGFAFVELDDAYSTGSSIMPQKKNPDVAELVRGKTGRVYGDLLALLAVMKGLPLAYNKDMQEDKEALFDGVDTVQKCLLVFAPMLATAVFRKEEMYKAAGKGFSNATDLADYLVRKGMSFRDAHRLAGSLVSYCVSCGKVLEELTLEEMKKAGRDTGMELADRIDSDVYEALRLENVVGRRLTHGGTAPVRVREAVERARRWLEEKRAE; this comes from the coding sequence GTGAAAAAACTGTGGGGCGGCCGCTTCCAGAAAAACACCGACGCGCTGGCGGAGGATTTTCATTCTTCCATCAGCTTTGACCGGCGCTTGTACCGTCATGACATACGCGGCAGCATCGCGCACGCCAGGATGCTGGGGGAGGAAGGCATTATCACCCGCCGGGAAGCGGCGCAGATCATAGCGGGACTTGAGGAGATCCTGCAGGAGATCGAGGACGGCAAAATACAGTTCTCACAGGAAGCCGAAGACATCCACATGCACATTGAAGCGGTTTTGACGGAAAAAATCGGGCCGGCGGGCAAAAAACTGCACACCGGCAGGAGCCGGAACGACCAGGTGGCCCTTGATACCAGGCTTTTTGTCAGGGAAGAGATTGAAAAAACCAGGCTCTTGCTCCTTGACCTGGTGGACGTCCTGGTCGGGCTGGCCGGCGAACATGCGGAGACCATCATGCCAGGTTTTACCCACCTGCAGATTGCCCAGCCGGTGACCCTGGGCCACCACCTGCTCGCCTACACGGAAATGTTCAAACGCGATTACGGGCGGCTGGAGGACTGCCGCCGGCGGGCGGACGTCATGCCCCTGGGTTCGGGCGCCCTGGCCGGGACCACGTTTCCCCTGAATAGGGAAAAAGTCGCGCGGGAACTGGGGTTTTCCAGGGTTTCAGAAAACAGCATGGACAGCGTTTCCGACCGGGACTATATTATTGAGTTCCTGGCGGCGCTTTCGCTGGTGATGATGCACTTATCGCGCCTGGCCGAGGAGATTATCCTTTGGGCTAGCCAGGGCTTCGCCTTTGTGGAACTGGACGACGCGTACAGCACGGGTTCGTCTATCATGCCGCAGAAGAAAAACCCCGACGTAGCCGAACTCGTCAGGGGAAAAACGGGCCGTGTTTACGGCGATTTGCTGGCCTTGCTGGCGGTTATGAAGGGGCTGCCCCTGGCCTACAACAAAGACATGCAGGAAGACAAGGAAGCCCTTTTTGACGGCGTCGACACCGTGCAAAAATGCCTGCTGGTTTTTGCGCCGATGCTGGCCACAGCCGTTTTCAGGAAAGAAGAGATGTACAAGGCCGCCGGGAAAGGTTTTTCCAACGCGACTGACCTGGCCGATTACCTGGTAAGAAAAGGGATGAGCTTCCGCGACGCCCATCGCCTCGCCGGGAGCCTGGTCAGCTACTGCGTTTCCTGCGGCAAGGTCCTGGAAGAGCTGACGCTGGAGGAAATGAAAAAGGCCGGCCGGGATACAGGAATGGAACTTGCGGACCGCATCGACAGCGATGTTTACGAAGCCCTCAGGCTTGAGAACGTGGTGGGGCGTCGGCTCACCCATGGGGGCACCGCGCCGGTCCGGGTCAGGGAAGCGGTTGAGCGGGCCAGAAGGTGGTTGGAAGAAAAAAGAGCTGAGTGA
- a CDS encoding DNA adenine methylase, whose product MAKGKLVAPVLKWAGGKRQVLKHIKKYVPKSFSVYYEPFLGGGALLFELQPQEAVVNDINGELINIYRVIKDSVGELIEDLKRHRNGEEYFYRLREQDRDREQYERLTAVQKASRIIYLNKTCYNGLFRVNKAGEFNTPFGGYTHPNIVNEAVLRAVSDYFNKARITFTSLDFEDALKDVKSGAFVYLDPPYDPVSDTASFTGYDKGGFDRYEQKRLKKTCDRLNEKGVKFILSNSATGFIKDLYKNYKIIVINAKRPVNSRADKRGEIDEVLVMNY is encoded by the coding sequence ATGGCAAAGGGGAAGCTGGTTGCGCCGGTGCTGAAATGGGCCGGCGGAAAGAGGCAGGTATTAAAACACATCAAAAAGTACGTTCCAAAATCCTTTTCTGTTTATTATGAACCTTTCCTGGGCGGCGGCGCCCTGTTATTTGAACTGCAGCCCCAGGAAGCGGTGGTCAATGACATCAACGGCGAATTGATAAATATTTACAGGGTTATAAAGGACAGTGTCGGGGAATTGATCGAAGACCTTAAGCGGCACCGGAACGGAGAGGAATACTTTTACCGGCTCAGGGAACAGGACCGTGACCGGGAACAGTATGAAAGATTGACCGCCGTCCAGAAAGCATCGAGGATAATTTACCTCAACAAGACATGCTACAACGGGCTGTTCAGGGTCAACAAAGCCGGAGAATTCAACACGCCCTTTGGGGGCTACACGCATCCCAATATCGTCAATGAAGCCGTCTTAAGGGCGGTGAGCGATTATTTCAACAAGGCCAGGATCACCTTTACCAGCTTGGATTTTGAAGACGCGTTAAAGGATGTGAAAAGCGGCGCCTTTGTGTACCTTGATCCTCCGTACGACCCGGTTTCGGATACCGCAAGCTTCACAGGATACGATAAGGGCGGGTTCGACCGGTACGAGCAAAAGAGGCTGAAAAAAACGTGCGACCGGCTCAATGAAAAAGGCGTAAAGTTCATCCTTTCCAATTCGGCCACCGGCTTTATCAAGGACCTTTACAAAAACTACAAAATCATCGTGATAAACGCGAAAAGGCCGGTCAATTCCCGCGCTGATAAACGCGGTGAAATTGACGAGGTGCTGGTGATGAATTATTGA